Part of the Clostridium sporogenes genome, GGTTACTGTGGTAAAATGGCTTTTGTAGACCGCTCAGAAAAGGTATTAAACATGGTTTTCATGTACCTTAATTGGCGAGACTGGAATGAGGAGGTGTTTTTAATGTACGCAGTTGTAGTTACTGGAGGAAAGCAATATAAAGTTGCTGAAGGAGATGTACTATATGTTGAAAAATTAACAGCTGATGTTGATTCAACAGTAGAATTAGACAATGTTCTTTTAGTAGGAAAAGACAACGGAGAAACTGTTGTTGGAAAGCCAATGGTAGAAGGTGCTAAAGTTACAGCTAAAGTATTAGCACAAGGAAAAGCTAAAAAAGTTGTTGTATTCAAATACAAACCAAAGAAAGACTACAGAAAGAAACAAGGTCACAGACAACCATATACAAAAATCCAAATAGAAAAAATTAATGCATAATTATGGTTAATGTAGTATTTAAAAAAGAAAATAATGATATAGTATTGGTTAAAATGAGTGGTCATGCGGAGTCTACAGACCAAGGGTATGACATGGTATGTTCTGCTATATCTGCTATATCAATTACAATAGCTAATGGTATAACAGAAGTATTAAAAATTAATCCTTTAATAAAAGAGGAAGATGGCTTTTTAAGTATAGATTTAAGATCCTGTATTAAAGAAGACATACATAAATGCCAAGTGCTTATGAATACTATGTTGTTAGGATTAAAAAGTATAGAATTTAATTATGGTGAATATATAAAACTTACAATGGAGGAGGTGTAGTCATGTTAGTAATGAACCTTCAACTATTTGCTCATAAAAAAGGGGTAGGTAGTTCAAAGAACGGAAGAGATAGTGAAGCTAAAAGATTAGGAGTAAAATGCTCTGACGGACAATTTGTTTTAGCTGGAAACATATTAGTTAGACAAAGAGGAACAAAAATCCATCCAGGTCTAAACGTTGGAAGAGGTGGAGATGATACATTATTTGCTAAAATCGACGGTGTAGTAAAATACGAAAGACTTGGAAGAGATAAGAAAAAAGCTAGTGTATATCCAGTAGAGGTTGAAGAAGTAGTAGCTGAATAATTAAAAGCACCCTTATAAAGGGTGCTTTTTTAGGATTCAATTAAATAATTTTTTATTTAGGAAAAGGTTCACTATTATAATACATACTTTACCTTTTATAGTTAAAAAATAAAATAATTAAAAAATAATTATATAAATCATTAAAAATATATAAATATTTTATAAAATAATATTTATATGCATAAAATAAGATATAATAATAATTGATTTTAAATTAAGAAAATAACATTTATGTTAATATAAATATAAAATTTTCTGATAAATAATATGATAAAAAATTATAGAATTAATACAATTGACTATAACTTTAAATTAGTATAGCTAAATTTTATAAAAAATATTATATATTAATTATCGAAATAAAGAGGAGTGAAAAACTTTGTTTATAGATACAGCCAAAATATTTGTAAAATCAGGAAAGGGAGGAGATGGATCCATCTCTTTTAGAAGAGAAAAATATATAGCTTTTGGAGGACCAGACGGGGGAGATGGTGGTAAAGGCGGCAATGTAGTACTAGTAGTAGACCCTAATATGACAACTCTTTTAGATTTTACTTATAAAAGAAAATACAAAGCGGAACCAGGTGGAAATGGGGCTGGGTCAAAATGCTTTGGTAAAAATGGAAAAGATCTTTATATAAAAGTTCCTATGGGAACTATAGTGAGAGATGCAGAAACAGACAAAATAATGGCAGATTTATCAAAGCCAGAGGATTCTTATGCGGTTGCTAAAGGTGGAAGAGGTGGTAAAGGCAATTGTAGATTTACAACACCTACAAGACAGGCACCAGATTTTGCAGAACCAGGTATGCCAGAGGAAGAAAGATGGATTAGGCTTGAATTAAAGCTCTTAGCAGATGTAGGTCTTATAGGATTCCCTAATGTAGGAAAATCTACTTTATTGTCAGTAGTATC contains:
- the rplU gene encoding 50S ribosomal protein L21, with amino-acid sequence MYAVVVTGGKQYKVAEGDVLYVEKLTADVDSTVELDNVLLVGKDNGETVVGKPMVEGAKVTAKVLAQGKAKKVVVFKYKPKKDYRKKQGHRQPYTKIQIEKINA
- a CDS encoding ribosomal-processing cysteine protease Prp translates to MVNVVFKKENNDIVLVKMSGHAESTDQGYDMVCSAISAISITIANGITEVLKINPLIKEEDGFLSIDLRSCIKEDIHKCQVLMNTMLLGLKSIEFNYGEYIKLTMEEV
- the rpmA gene encoding 50S ribosomal protein L27, with amino-acid sequence MLVMNLQLFAHKKGVGSSKNGRDSEAKRLGVKCSDGQFVLAGNILVRQRGTKIHPGLNVGRGGDDTLFAKIDGVVKYERLGRDKKKASVYPVEVEEVVAE